The Alphaproteobacteria bacterium genome contains a region encoding:
- a CDS encoding acyltransferase family protein, whose translation MARMGTEPGQTVGAPRVDWVDYAKGFCIVMVVMMHSTLGVEAAAGQQSWMHHLVAFAKPFRMPDFFLISGLFLARVIGRDWRTYLDRKVVHFAYFYVLWVTIQFAFKAPSLAAEHGALGVARLYAEAFIEPFGTLWFIYLLPIFFVVTKLTRGMPVLLIWTVLAALEIAHVETGWTVIDEFCSRFVYFYTGYVLAPRIFQIAATVQARPMLAACGLVAWALFNGFYVYAGLDAKPFVSLTLGLMGAVAVVAVSALIAKADAFSPLRWLGEHSIVVYLAFFLGMAASRSLLLKTGIIGDLGTVALLVTASGIAVAVTLFLAVRNTPLKFLFARPAWARLPDRPRYALQPAE comes from the coding sequence ATGGCACGCATGGGAACGGAACCGGGACAGACCGTCGGCGCGCCGCGCGTCGACTGGGTCGACTACGCCAAGGGCTTCTGCATCGTCATGGTGGTGATGATGCACTCGACGCTGGGCGTCGAGGCCGCGGCCGGCCAGCAAAGCTGGATGCACCATCTGGTCGCGTTCGCGAAGCCGTTTCGCATGCCAGACTTCTTCCTGATCTCCGGCCTGTTCCTGGCGCGTGTGATCGGCCGCGACTGGCGCACTTACTTGGATCGAAAGGTCGTTCACTTCGCCTATTTCTACGTGCTGTGGGTCACCATTCAGTTCGCCTTCAAGGCGCCGTCTCTGGCGGCCGAGCATGGCGCGCTCGGCGTCGCGCGGCTCTATGCCGAGGCCTTCATCGAGCCGTTCGGTACGCTCTGGTTCATCTACCTGCTGCCGATCTTCTTCGTCGTCACCAAGCTGACGCGGGGCATGCCGGTGCTGCTCATATGGACCGTGCTCGCCGCGCTCGAAATCGCGCACGTCGAAACCGGCTGGACCGTGATCGACGAGTTCTGCAGCCGCTTCGTCTATTTCTACACCGGTTACGTGCTGGCGCCTCGCATCTTCCAGATCGCCGCCACCGTGCAGGCGCGCCCGATGCTCGCCGCATGCGGGCTCGTAGCCTGGGCACTATTCAACGGCTTCTATGTTTACGCCGGCCTCGACGCGAAGCCCTTCGTGTCGCTCACGCTCGGGTTGATGGGCGCAGTCGCGGTCGTCGCAGTCTCGGCGCTGATCGCAAAAGCCGATGCATTCTCGCCCCTGCGCTGGCTCGGCGAGCATTCGATCGTGGTCTATCTTGCGTTCTTCCTCGGCATGGCGGCCTCGCGCTCGTTGCTGCTCAAGACCGGCATCATCGGCGACCTTGGGACCGTTGCGCTGCTCGTCACCGCATCGGGTATCGCGGTTGCAGTCACGCTGTTCCTCGCGGTACGCAACACGCCGCTCAAATTCCTGTTCGCGCGCCCCGCCTGGGCGCGCCTCCCCGACAGGCCGCGCTACGCGCTGCAGCCGGCAGAATAG
- a CDS encoding patatin-like phospholipase family protein: MFLKRWTVAAGALLLLASCGHVVNLPINQPVGDPNAGLGLADVLRPSPSWDDDILVGLAFSGGGMRASAFSFGVLKEMAQANVTLRGQRTPLIDHIDFVTGVSGGAVPAAYFGLKRRAALEDFRERFLIRDAEESLRTAVTLNNITRAVSGGVNEDTRFRSWLDANLFEGATFSALLTERRPRIWINATDIYNGTPFVFGKTAFSAICSDLANYPIASAVAASAAVPLVFAPVVLESYPDKCDAALPAWIKRARDNPNAPPLLRAFALGISRYRDGTVKYIKLLDGGLVDNFGLSGFTIGRESSEVPYGPLTQVQAARLRRVLFLIVDAGQAPQGDWARQLEGPSGADLFNAVTGAALYANVRSSYAAFEATLESWRNAMIRWRCGLAPAHLQRLRGAGSADCRDLKTYVGRISFDQLGPERAAQLGAVETRFKLPVETVDALIAAGGEALASHPTYRAFLKGM, encoded by the coding sequence GTGTTCCTCAAGCGTTGGACCGTGGCGGCGGGCGCGCTTCTTCTGCTCGCGAGTTGCGGTCACGTCGTCAATCTTCCGATCAACCAGCCGGTCGGCGATCCCAACGCAGGCCTCGGCCTCGCGGATGTGCTGCGCCCGTCGCCGTCCTGGGACGACGACATCCTGGTCGGGCTCGCGTTCTCGGGCGGGGGCATGCGCGCTTCCGCGTTCTCCTTCGGCGTGCTCAAGGAAATGGCGCAGGCGAACGTGACGCTGCGCGGCCAGCGCACGCCCTTGATCGACCACATCGATTTCGTCACCGGCGTCTCGGGCGGCGCGGTGCCGGCCGCCTACTTCGGCCTGAAACGGCGCGCCGCGCTTGAGGATTTCCGCGAACGCTTCCTGATCCGCGACGCCGAGGAATCGCTCAGGACAGCGGTGACCCTCAACAACATCACCCGTGCCGTGTCGGGCGGCGTCAACGAGGACACGCGCTTCCGCTCCTGGCTCGATGCCAACCTGTTCGAGGGCGCGACCTTCTCGGCGCTCTTGACCGAGCGGCGGCCGCGCATCTGGATCAACGCGACCGACATCTACAACGGCACGCCCTTCGTGTTCGGCAAGACCGCGTTCAGCGCGATCTGCAGCGATCTCGCGAACTACCCGATCGCAAGCGCGGTGGCGGCTTCGGCCGCCGTGCCGCTCGTCTTCGCGCCGGTCGTGCTGGAGAGCTACCCGGACAAATGCGACGCGGCGCTTCCCGCCTGGATCAAGAGGGCGCGCGACAATCCGAACGCGCCGCCGCTCTTGCGCGCATTCGCGCTCGGCATCAGCCGCTATCGCGACGGAACCGTGAAGTACATCAAGCTGCTCGACGGCGGGCTGGTCGACAACTTCGGCCTGTCCGGATTCACCATCGGGCGGGAATCCTCCGAAGTGCCTTACGGCCCGCTGACGCAGGTGCAGGCCGCGCGGCTGCGCCGCGTGCTGTTTCTCATCGTCGATGCCGGACAGGCCCCGCAAGGCGATTGGGCGCGCCAGCTCGAAGGCCCGAGCGGCGCCGACCTCTTTAACGCGGTCACCGGCGCCGCACTCTATGCCAACGTGCGCTCGAGCTACGCGGCCTTCGAGGCAACGCTGGAGAGCTGGCGCAATGCGATGATCCGCTGGCGCTGCGGACTGGCGCCCGCGCATCTGCAGCGGCTGCGCGGCGCGGGTTCGGCGGACTGCCGCGACCTGAAGACTTACGTGGGGCGCATCAGCTTCGATCAGCTCGGACCGGAGCGCGCCGCGCAGCTCGGTGCGGTCGAGACGCGCTTCAAGCTGCCGGTCGAGACCGTCGACGCGCTGATTGCCGCCGGCGGAGAGGCGCTCGCCAGCCACCCGACCTATCGGGCCTTTCTCAAGGGGATGTGA
- the polA gene encoding DNA polymerase I — protein sequence MVKSAAKAAAPAASPASRPVQKGDHVFLVDGSSYIFRAYHALPPLNRKSDGLQVNAVLGFCNMLWKLLRDMKPEDKPTHLAVIFDKSERTFRNELYKDYKAHRPPAPEDLIPQFPLIRDATRAFDIPCLEMLGFEADDLIATYARQACEVKANVTIVSSDKDLMQLVNDCVIMYDTMKDRKIGIPEVIEKFGVPPEKVIEAQALIGDSTDNVPGVPGIGPKTAAQLLQEFGDLETLLARAGEIKQEKRRQALIDNAEMARISRKLVTLDDKVALEVPLADLAVHEPDHKLLIAFLKQMEFSALTRRVAEFAEIDSGAIEASKAVTPKTDRPAPSGAAAPGLPLTGGGMTVKPRPGATEPAVPVTPQSLSAARLEAARKAKVDRAAYEIVQNLGRLNEWIGRAHKAGVAAINIETIGEDPMQAGLCGLSLAVAPNEACYVPLAHRKAGDGDGLFGGGLAPEQISEGEALAALKPLLEDPGVLKIGQNVKLELQLFAVRGIEAQSLEDTMLMSYVLDAGRFGHTLDALAPRYFDHMAMDYNDVIGTGKAKVTFDCVAFEKAAPYVAEDADVALRLTNVLRARMVAERVTSVYETLERPLVPVLARMERRGISVDRQVLSRLSGDFAQRGAALEDEVRKLAGDPEFNPGSPKQLGDILFGKMQLPGGTKTKTGQWSTGARVLDELAELGHELPQKILEWRQVTKLKSTYTDALPGYINPVTKRVHTNYALAATPTGRLSSSEPNLQNIPIRTEEGRKIRRAFVATEGNKLVSADYSQIELRLLAEIADVPALRQAFKDGTDIHAMTASEMFGVAVKGMPADVRRRAKAINFGIIYGISAFGLANQLGIAREEAGAYIKKYFERFPGIRDYMEETKAAAKKNGYVTTLFGRKCHYPDIAASNPSLRAFNERAAINARLQGSAADIIRRAMIRMEGTLAKRKLNAQMLLQVHDELVFEVPEDEVENTLPVIKKVMEDAPHPAVSLSVPLAVEAHAADNWDEAH from the coding sequence ATGGTCAAATCCGCTGCGAAAGCCGCCGCACCCGCGGCCTCCCCCGCCTCGCGTCCCGTCCAAAAAGGCGATCATGTCTTCCTGGTCGACGGTTCGTCCTACATTTTCCGCGCCTATCACGCGCTGCCGCCGCTGAACCGCAAGTCCGACGGCTTGCAGGTGAATGCCGTGCTCGGCTTCTGCAACATGCTGTGGAAGCTCCTGCGCGACATGAAGCCGGAGGACAAGCCGACGCATCTTGCGGTCATCTTCGACAAATCCGAGCGCACCTTCCGTAATGAGCTCTACAAGGACTACAAGGCGCACCGGCCGCCAGCGCCCGAAGACCTCATTCCGCAATTTCCGCTGATCCGCGACGCCACGCGCGCCTTCGACATTCCATGCCTCGAAATGCTCGGCTTCGAGGCCGACGACCTGATCGCCACCTATGCGCGCCAGGCCTGCGAGGTGAAGGCGAACGTCACCATCGTGTCGTCCGACAAGGACCTGATGCAGCTCGTGAACGACTGCGTCATCATGTACGACACCATGAAGGACAGGAAGATCGGCATCCCGGAGGTGATCGAGAAGTTCGGCGTGCCGCCCGAGAAGGTGATCGAGGCGCAGGCGCTGATCGGCGATTCGACCGACAACGTGCCGGGCGTGCCGGGCATCGGACCGAAGACCGCGGCGCAACTGTTGCAGGAGTTCGGCGACCTCGAAACGCTGCTCGCGCGCGCGGGAGAGATCAAGCAGGAGAAGCGACGGCAGGCGCTGATCGACAACGCCGAGATGGCGCGCATCTCCAGGAAGCTGGTTACGCTTGATGACAAGGTCGCGCTTGAGGTGCCGCTGGCTGATCTCGCGGTGCACGAGCCGGACCACAAACTGCTCATTGCGTTTCTCAAGCAGATGGAATTCTCCGCGTTGACACGGCGCGTCGCGGAATTCGCGGAGATCGATTCCGGCGCGATCGAGGCGTCGAAAGCCGTCACGCCGAAGACGGATCGCCCGGCCCCTTCGGGCGCCGCCGCACCCGGCCTCCCGCTGACCGGCGGCGGCATGACGGTGAAACCCCGGCCGGGCGCAACCGAACCCGCGGTGCCGGTCACGCCGCAGTCTCTTTCCGCGGCGCGGCTCGAAGCAGCGCGCAAGGCCAAGGTCGACCGCGCGGCTTACGAGATCGTGCAGAACCTCGGCCGTCTCAATGAGTGGATCGGGCGCGCACACAAGGCGGGCGTCGCCGCGATCAATATCGAGACGATCGGCGAAGACCCGATGCAGGCAGGCCTGTGCGGCCTCTCCCTCGCCGTCGCGCCGAACGAGGCCTGTTACGTGCCGCTCGCGCATCGCAAGGCCGGCGACGGCGATGGCCTGTTCGGTGGCGGGCTCGCGCCGGAGCAGATTTCCGAAGGGGAGGCGCTCGCTGCACTCAAGCCGCTGCTCGAAGACCCGGGTGTCCTGAAGATCGGGCAGAACGTGAAGCTCGAGCTGCAGCTGTTCGCGGTGCGCGGCATCGAGGCGCAGTCGCTCGAGGACACCATGCTGATGTCCTACGTGCTCGACGCCGGCCGCTTCGGCCACACGCTCGACGCACTGGCGCCGCGTTACTTCGATCACATGGCGATGGACTACAACGACGTGATCGGAACCGGCAAAGCCAAAGTCACCTTCGACTGCGTCGCGTTCGAGAAGGCCGCGCCCTATGTCGCCGAAGATGCGGACGTTGCGCTGCGCCTCACAAACGTGCTGCGCGCCCGCATGGTCGCCGAGCGCGTGACCAGCGTTTACGAGACGCTGGAGCGTCCGCTGGTGCCGGTGCTGGCGCGCATGGAGCGGCGCGGCATCTCGGTCGACCGGCAGGTGCTCTCGCGCCTCTCGGGCGACTTCGCACAGCGCGGCGCCGCGCTGGAGGACGAAGTGCGCAAACTCGCCGGCGATCCGGAGTTCAATCCGGGCTCACCGAAGCAACTCGGCGACATCTTGTTCGGCAAGATGCAGCTTCCGGGTGGGACCAAGACGAAGACCGGCCAATGGTCGACCGGCGCGCGCGTGCTCGACGAGCTCGCCGAGCTCGGCCACGAACTGCCGCAGAAGATTCTGGAATGGCGGCAGGTCACCAAGCTCAAGTCGACCTATACGGATGCGCTGCCTGGCTACATCAACCCGGTGACCAAACGCGTGCACACGAACTACGCCCTCGCAGCGACTCCAACGGGCCGCTTGTCGTCATCCGAGCCGAACCTGCAGAATATCCCGATCCGCACCGAAGAAGGCCGCAAGATCCGCCGTGCCTTTGTCGCGACGGAAGGCAACAAGCTGGTCTCAGCCGACTATTCGCAGATCGAGCTGCGCCTGCTCGCGGAGATCGCCGACGTGCCCGCGCTGCGTCAGGCCTTCAAGGACGGCACCGACATTCACGCGATGACGGCATCCGAAATGTTCGGCGTGGCCGTTAAGGGCATGCCAGCGGACGTGCGCCGCCGCGCCAAGGCGATCAACTTCGGCATTATCTACGGCATCTCGGCGTTCGGCCTTGCAAACCAGCTCGGCATCGCGCGCGAGGAAGCCGGCGCCTACATCAAGAAATACTTCGAGCGCTTTCCCGGCATCCGCGACTACATGGAGGAGACGAAAGCCGCCGCGAAGAAGAATGGCTATGTGACGACGCTGTTCGGCCGCAAGTGCCACTACCCGGACATTGCGGCGTCGAATCCGTCGCTGCGCGCCTTCAACGAGCGCGCCGCCATCAATGCGCGGTTACAGGGAAGCGCCGCCGACATCATCCGCCGCGCCATGATCCGCATGGAGGGCACACTCGCGAAGCGGAAGCTCAATGCGCAGATGCTGCTGCAGGTGCACGACGAGCTGGTGTTCGAGGTGCCGGAGGACGAAGTCGAGAACACGCTGCCGGTGATCAAAAAGGTGATGGAGGACGCGCCGCACCCGGCCGTGTCGCTCTCCGTCCCGCTCGCGGTGGAAGCGCACGCGGCGGACAATTGGGACGAGGCTCACTAG